The Pedobacter roseus genome contains a region encoding:
- the sov gene encoding T9SS outer membrane translocon Sov/SprA, with protein MKRISTFLFLIPLFLIASQNTYSQVVPSKADTITPKNNFGLKEKERLGLSPAVNPFYPAPNNLRRVVEYDAKNKRYVVKEIIGDRFVLNTQYLTIDEYQRLVNSEIKRGNWRSISNAEVSDYRSTGIIPQIQVNSKAFEKLFGGTSIDIQPRGEAELTFLGRINKNENPLFNERQRVQTNFDFNQRIQMDLVGNIGTKLKIKSNYNTEAQFDFENQIKLDYTGGADDIIQKIEAGNVSLPLNTSLITGTQALFGIKTQLKFGRLNVTSVYTQQKSQSREIKITNGAQQNTTTVSIDNYEANKHYFLSQYFRNNYNKNLANAPIITSPIQITKIEVWITNKAGNTNDSRDVLGLMDLGENVPFNNNLLTGGTSGLPAGTTATGFPQQSNNLIAQLNAFQGGAARQTNSNAILSFFQNTPVNTSNTDNFAKLVYARKLTEREFTFQPQLGYLSLNNPLNADEVLAVAYRYTYNGVEYQVGEFSTDIPFDAANPKVLYTKLLKNETTKIQLPTWDLMMKNIYSIGGYQISSQNFKLDIYRIDNETGVDNPVMTEGQNTANKQWIALTEFDRLNQQNERRPDGVFDFVAANNAFGSYSTASNANQASLFGTGSNGQTSLITNTNSGYITIDPANGRIIFPVIEPFGKDLAARFLPSEQNLINKYAFTALYDSTQTIAKQLFQNQNRYVIKVNYQSDISSEFSLNAINVPEGSVKVFAGTMPLTEGVDFTVDYQGGRVSIINQALLISGQPIRITTENNELFGLQQRSLFGTRLDYRVNNKLNLGGTIMNLTEKPLTQKVNIGEEPISNTIWGADINYSSPSRFLTKLVDKLPFISTKAPSSVTFYGEFAQLIPGHPRALNFAGSKNGVSYLDDFEASRSVIDLKSAIAWQLSGTPQLFSESNKSNDLSYGYNRARIAFYNIDPTFYNSAASTTPANIRNNRNELSNHYVREVIEQEVFPFKETATGQALNITTLDVAYYPTVRGPYNFRTTDFRPDGSLLQPRNNWGGFQRKIETNDFEALNVGFIELWVMDPFIYKPNSAGGDMYFNLGNISEDILKDGRKSLENGLPASNDPSKYEETVWGRVPRLQPVVQAFDNNPDSRRAQDVGLDGLSDADEKIKFAAAITQIKGQLNATAATALDADPSSDNYTYFRGPALDQINAGILKRYEKYNGTEGNSKTSQQSQAELGLENSASTSLPDGEDINRDNNMTQSDEYFQYKVSIRPGDLNVGQNFITDKVTSQVKLANGNTQAVTWYQFRIPIGQYQDKVGGIQDFKSIRFFRMFMTNFADTAVLRFAKLQLIRGEWREYNASNVAAQVIVDPSLPALTPDNSTIEVSTVNIEENGKRSPIPYVTPPGILRERDYSNYRGDTRLNEQSLSVTVKSLRDGYGRAAFKTAYSDFRSYKHLEMFVHAEAVNNQLLSDNDVSAFLRIGTDNQDNYYEYVMPLKVTNPGTSDPDAIWPEANRMDIDLTLFQNAKLARNVAKLANGQPWPTNVPFTYTDGARTIVVKGQPDMSKVRVYMVGIKNPLRAATDDGIRDDGQDKSALVWFNELRLTEFDEKGGWAATGRLNLKLADFADVNISGSKSTVGFGSIDSKVSERNRADNVLLDVSSAMELGKFLPQKSGVKIPMFVSYSKQVSTPQYNPRTPDIELKNALDQSTKAQKDSILNFAQDYTVRRGINFTNVRKDRVNTSKPVHLWDIENFAASYAYTQYNHRDFINQSSIQNTYRASLQYSYSKEAKTIAPFEKIIKSNMLALLKDFNFSIFPSAINFRIDVDRLYSENTLRNNDPNNTISLYRNGYGTTFNKNFTMSRVYGIAWNLTRSLQLDFNATNYSIIDEPDGRVEGLKRDTVWQNLKRLGRTTDYNHNLNVTYNLPIDKIPGLNWVTVKTRYGTNFNWQTEPLSTLRDPNINLGNTVQNSRTIQVNPTLNLTTLYNKFGFIRNTGNDQDGSKAKKFFINLLTSLKNVNASYVQTKGIFLPGYMPTTQFFGLDKATGAPGLGFVFGSQRDIREMALGNGWLTTDTLQNQLYVNTLREDFQLTGQIEPFKDLRITLKANKAQTRNFSTNFRYVASVSSFENLSAITTGDYSISYIAIGTAFKEKNSSTVSSLFNQFMANRIIISRRLGAQNPNSSGISGGYADGYSKESQDVIISAFMAAYSGKDASNSKMNAFPKIPLPNWNLTYSGLTSIPFIADKFSSVDIRHGYRSAYNINGFNSLLRYQETNGASSSRDVNNNFLPEYQFAQVTVSEYFAPLVGVDTRFKNNLTASFELNRSRLLGLSLSNSQLAQLSENNMVLGLGYRTNKFRFPFGWFKSLKMDNNMDFKLDVAIRDNKTVIYRADITEAEVSSGAKNISLRPSVDYVLNQKFNIKLFYDSNITKPYTSQTFNTSFSNFGFSLRFTLN; from the coding sequence AACTAAAGATCAAAAGTAATTACAATACCGAGGCACAGTTCGATTTTGAAAATCAGATCAAACTCGATTATACCGGTGGAGCAGATGATATAATTCAAAAAATTGAAGCAGGTAATGTAAGTTTACCTTTAAATACCTCATTAATTACCGGAACACAGGCCCTATTCGGTATTAAGACCCAACTGAAATTTGGCCGTTTAAATGTAACCAGTGTTTATACCCAGCAAAAATCACAATCGAGAGAAATCAAGATTACCAATGGGGCACAGCAAAATACCACAACGGTAAGCATCGATAATTACGAGGCCAATAAACACTATTTTCTGTCGCAATATTTCAGGAACAACTATAATAAAAACCTGGCTAACGCACCCATTATTACCTCGCCGATCCAGATCACCAAAATAGAGGTTTGGATTACCAATAAAGCAGGTAATACCAACGACTCGAGGGATGTGCTGGGTTTAATGGATTTAGGCGAAAATGTGCCATTTAACAACAATCTGCTTACAGGCGGAACCTCAGGCCTTCCAGCCGGAACAACCGCAACAGGTTTTCCGCAACAATCCAATAACTTAATTGCACAGTTAAATGCTTTTCAGGGAGGCGCGGCAAGGCAAACCAACTCTAATGCCATTCTTTCTTTCTTCCAGAACACCCCGGTTAACACCAGTAATACCGATAACTTTGCCAAACTGGTTTACGCCCGGAAATTAACCGAACGCGAGTTCACTTTTCAGCCACAATTGGGATATTTATCCTTAAATAATCCTTTAAATGCTGATGAGGTTTTGGCTGTGGCTTACCGTTATACCTATAATGGCGTAGAATATCAGGTGGGTGAGTTTTCTACAGATATTCCTTTTGATGCTGCAAACCCAAAAGTACTTTATACCAAATTATTAAAGAACGAAACCACTAAAATCCAACTGCCAACCTGGGACCTGATGATGAAAAACATCTATTCTATCGGTGGATACCAGATCAGCAGTCAGAATTTTAAACTCGATATTTACCGCATTGATAACGAAACCGGTGTAGATAATCCGGTGATGACCGAAGGACAAAATACCGCCAACAAACAGTGGATTGCCCTGACCGAGTTTGACCGTTTAAACCAGCAAAATGAACGCAGGCCGGATGGAGTATTCGATTTTGTGGCAGCCAATAATGCATTTGGTTCTTATTCTACAGCAAGCAATGCTAACCAGGCCAGTTTATTCGGTACAGGCAGTAACGGACAAACTTCACTGATTACCAATACCAATTCGGGTTATATCACCATTGATCCTGCAAATGGAAGGATTATCTTTCCGGTGATTGAACCTTTTGGTAAAGATTTGGCTGCAAGGTTTTTACCAAGCGAACAGAACCTGATTAATAAATATGCCTTTACCGCACTTTACGATTCGACACAGACTATTGCCAAACAACTGTTCCAGAACCAGAACAGGTATGTAATTAAAGTAAATTACCAATCAGATATTTCTTCTGAATTTAGCTTAAATGCCATTAATGTTCCTGAAGGATCAGTAAAGGTTTTCGCCGGCACCATGCCATTAACCGAGGGAGTAGATTTTACAGTCGATTATCAAGGCGGCCGTGTAAGTATCATCAACCAGGCCCTTTTAATTTCTGGTCAGCCGATTCGGATTACCACCGAGAATAACGAACTTTTTGGACTGCAGCAACGTTCACTTTTCGGAACCCGTTTAGATTATCGCGTAAACAATAAGCTAAACCTGGGGGGTACCATCATGAACCTTACCGAAAAACCACTCACCCAAAAGGTGAATATCGGTGAAGAGCCCATTTCGAATACCATCTGGGGAGCAGATATCAATTATAGCTCACCTTCAAGGTTTTTAACAAAACTGGTTGATAAACTTCCGTTCATTTCAACCAAAGCGCCATCAAGCGTAACTTTTTATGGAGAGTTTGCACAACTGATTCCCGGTCACCCAAGGGCACTGAATTTTGCCGGAAGTAAAAACGGGGTAAGTTATTTAGATGATTTCGAGGCATCAAGATCAGTGATCGATTTAAAGAGCGCTATCGCCTGGCAGCTGTCGGGCACGCCGCAACTTTTCAGCGAATCGAACAAATCCAATGATTTATCTTATGGCTACAACCGTGCAAGAATAGCCTTTTATAACATCGATCCTACTTTTTATAATTCAGCTGCATCTACTACTCCGGCCAATATCCGAAACAACCGGAACGAACTTTCCAACCATTATGTAAGGGAAGTAATTGAGCAGGAAGTTTTTCCTTTTAAAGAAACAGCAACGGGGCAGGCCTTAAACATTACCACCCTTGATGTTGCCTACTACCCAACCGTTAGAGGACCATACAACTTCCGTACTACCGATTTTAGACCTGACGGATCTTTATTACAGCCTAGAAATAACTGGGGCGGTTTTCAGCGGAAAATCGAAACCAACGATTTCGAAGCCTTAAATGTGGGCTTTATCGAGCTTTGGGTAATGGATCCATTTATCTACAAACCAAATTCTGCCGGTGGTGATATGTATTTCAATTTAGGTAATATCTCCGAAGATATCCTTAAAGATGGAAGAAAATCATTGGAAAATGGTTTACCGGCTTCAAACGATCCCAGTAAATACGAAGAAACCGTTTGGGGCCGCGTACCACGATTACAACCAGTAGTACAGGCTTTTGATAACAATCCCGATTCGCGCCGTGCACAGGATGTTGGTTTAGACGGACTATCGGATGCAGATGAAAAAATAAAATTTGCTGCGGCAATCACCCAGATCAAAGGGCAGTTAAATGCTACTGCTGCTACAGCACTTGATGCCGATCCATCATCAGATAATTACACTTATTTCAGGGGACCAGCTTTAGATCAGATCAATGCCGGTATCCTTAAACGTTACGAAAAATATAACGGAACAGAGGGTAACTCAAAAACTTCACAGCAATCGCAGGCTGAATTAGGTCTCGAAAATTCGGCTTCTACTTCCTTACCTGACGGGGAGGATATCAACCGCGATAATAACATGACCCAAAGCGATGAATACTTTCAATATAAAGTTTCTATCCGTCCCGGAGATCTAAATGTTGGACAGAACTTCATTACCGATAAAGTAACTTCGCAGGTTAAATTGGCTAACGGAAATACACAGGCCGTTACCTGGTATCAGTTCAGGATTCCGATTGGTCAATATCAGGACAAGGTTGGCGGCATCCAGGATTTTAAATCGATCCGTTTTTTCAGGATGTTTATGACCAACTTCGCTGATACTGCGGTATTGCGTTTCGCTAAACTACAGTTGATCCGTGGCGAATGGAGAGAATATAATGCCTCTAACGTTGCCGCTCAGGTAATTGTTGATCCATCTTTACCCGCTTTAACCCCTGATAATTCTACCATTGAAGTATCTACTGTAAATATCGAAGAAAACGGTAAACGCTCGCCAATCCCTTACGTAACGCCTCCAGGTATTTTACGTGAGCGTGATTACAGTAACTACCGTGGCGATACCAGGTTAAATGAGCAATCTTTATCTGTTACCGTTAAATCGTTAAGAGATGGTTATGGCAGGGCGGCATTTAAAACTGCCTACAGCGATTTCAGGTCTTACAAACACCTGGAAATGTTTGTGCACGCAGAGGCGGTTAATAACCAGCTTTTAAGTGATAACGATGTTTCGGCCTTTTTAAGGATCGGTACCGATAACCAGGATAACTATTACGAATATGTAATGCCTTTAAAGGTTACTAATCCCGGAACAAGCGATCCTGACGCGATATGGCCGGAAGCCAATAGGATGGATATCGATTTAACACTTTTCCAGAATGCCAAGCTGGCCCGTAATGTGGCTAAATTGGCTAACGGGCAGCCCTGGCCAACCAATGTTCCTTTTACCTATACCGATGGGGCGAGAACAATTGTGGTTAAAGGACAGCCCGATATGAGTAAGGTGAGGGTTTACATGGTGGGGATTAAAAACCCATTACGTGCCGCCACTGATGATGGTATCCGCGACGACGGTCAGGATAAAAGTGCTTTGGTTTGGTTTAACGAATTAAGATTAACTGAATTTGACGAGAAAGGTGGCTGGGCCGCAACAGGAAGATTAAACTTAAAACTGGCAGATTTTGCCGATGTAAATATATCTGGCAGCAAATCTACTGTTGGTTTTGGTTCTATCGATTCGAAAGTGAGCGAAAGAAACCGTGCTGATAATGTATTACTGGATGTTTCTTCGGCAATGGAATTAGGTAAATTCCTGCCACAAAAATCAGGTGTAAAAATCCCGATGTTCGTAAGTTATTCAAAACAGGTTTCTACCCCACAATACAATCCAAGAACGCCGGATATCGAACTGAAAAATGCTTTAGACCAATCAACCAAAGCGCAAAAAGATTCAATCTTAAATTTTGCACAGGATTATACGGTTAGAAGGGGCATTAACTTTACCAATGTGCGGAAAGATCGTGTGAACACCAGTAAACCAGTCCACCTTTGGGATATTGAAAACTTTGCAGCCAGTTATGCTTACACCCAGTATAATCACCGCGATTTTATTAACCAAAGCAGTATCCAGAATACCTATAGGGCATCTTTACAATACAGTTATTCTAAAGAAGCGAAAACCATAGCACCTTTCGAAAAAATTATCAAATCGAATATGCTTGCTTTGTTAAAGGATTTTAACTTTAGTATTTTTCCAAGTGCCATTAATTTTAGGATTGATGTAGACCGCTTATATTCAGAAAATACGTTAAGGAATAACGACCCGAATAATACCATTAGCCTTTACCGAAACGGTTATGGTACCACCTTTAACAAGAACTTTACCATGAGCCGCGTTTATGGTATCGCCTGGAACCTTACCCGCTCGTTACAGTTAGATTTTAACGCCACAAACTATTCGATTATCGATGAACCAGATGGAAGAGTTGAGGGATTAAAACGCGATACTGTTTGGCAGAATTTAAAGCGTTTGGGCCGTACTACCGATTATAACCATAATTTAAATGTAACCTATAACCTGCCGATCGATAAAATTCCGGGTTTAAATTGGGTTACGGTTAAAACACGTTATGGTACCAACTTTAACTGGCAAACCGAGCCACTTTCTACATTACGCGATCCAAATATTAATTTGGGTAATACCGTGCAGAACAGTAGAACGATCCAGGTAAACCCAACACTAAACCTAACCACCTTGTACAATAAGTTTGGTTTTATCCGTAACACTGGCAACGATCAGGACGGCAGTAAGGCAAAGAAGTTTTTCATTAACCTGTTAACGAGTTTAAAAAATGTTAATGCCAGTTACGTGCAAACCAAAGGTATTTTCTTGCCAGGTTATATGCCAACAACGCAGTTTTTTGGTCTCGATAAAGCTACCGGGGCACCAGGTTTAGGCTTTGTTTTTGGTAGTCAGCGCGATATCCGCGAAATGGCGCTGGGTAATGGATGGCTAACTACCGATACCCTGCAAAACCAGTTATATGTAAATACACTCCGCGAAGATTTTCAACTTACCGGACAGATAGAGCCGTTTAAAGACCTACGGATTACTTTAAAGGCAAATAAAGCGCAAACCAGAAATTTCTCTACCAATTTTAGGTATGTGGCCAGTGTATCCTCATTCGAAAATTTAAGTGCCATTACCACAGGCGATTACAGCATTTCATATATTGCTATCGGTACAGCTTTTAAAGAGAAAAACTCAAGTACTGTTTCGAGCCTGTTTAACCAGTTTATGGCCAACCGGATAATTATTTCGAGAAGGTTAGGCGCCCAAAACCCTAACTCATCAGGTATTAGTGGAGGTTATGCAGATGGTTACAGCAAAGAAAGTCAGGATGTAATTATTTCTGCTTTTATGGCGGCATATTCAGGGAAAGATGCAAGTAACTCAAAAATGAATGCCTTCCCTAAAATACCGCTTCCAAACTGGAATTTAACTTATAGTGGCTTAACAAGTATCCCTTTTATTGCCGATAAATTCTCATCTGTTGATATCAGGCATGGTTACCGTTCGGCCTATAATATCAATGGCTTTAACTCATTATTGCGCTATCAGGAAACCAACGGCGCTTCGAGCAGCAGGGACGTAAACAATAACTTCCTGCCAGAGTATCAGTTTGCGCAGGTAACCGTTTCAGAGTATTTTGCACCATTGGTTGGGGTAGATACCAGGTTTAAAAATAACCTGACCGCCTCTTTCGAATTAAACCGTTCGAGATTACTGGGTTTGAGTTTATCAAACAGTCAATTGGCGCAGTTATCAGAAAACAATATGGTTTTAGGTTTGGGCTACCGGACCAATAAATTCCGTTTTCCATTTGGATGGTTTAAAAGCCTGAAAATGGACAACAACATGGATTTTAAACTGGACGTGGCCATCCGCGATAACAAAACGGTTATTTACCGCGCAGATATTACCGAAGCAGAAGTTTCATCAGGAGCAAAAAACATCAGTTTAAGACCAAGTGTTGATTATGTGTTAAACCAGAAGTTTAATATCAAATTATTTTACGATTCGAACATTACAAAGCCTTACACCTCGCAAACTTTTAATACTTCGTTCAGTAATTTCGGTTTTAGTTTAAGGTTTACGCTGAATTAA